One region of Zingiber officinale cultivar Zhangliang chromosome 7B, Zo_v1.1, whole genome shotgun sequence genomic DNA includes:
- the LOC122004497 gene encoding protein NEGATIVE REGULATOR OF RESISTANCE-like: MDASSSQRKRRGGGDDGLPSKPRPAYSSLPRGEKGPAASEEDVEEFFAILCQMRDASQSVSVGRGTAASFEWEDFFGGGAEKVACEGGDGARAVTSAVDEEAKQPQGIDLNADPGPEAEGVAVPSPLGEYTALSVLSPAVS; this comes from the coding sequence ATGGATGCATCCTCCTCCCAGCGGAAGCGACGCGGCGGCGGCGACGACGGTCTCCCCTCAAAGCCTCGACCTGCTTATTCGTCGCTGCCGCGTGGAGAAAAGGGTCCCGCGGCGTCGGAGGAGGACGTGGAGGAGTTCTTCGCCATCCTGTGCCAAATGCGCGACGCGTCGCAGTCTGTGTCCGTTGGGCGAGGCACCGCGGCGTCGTTCGAGTGGGAGGACTTCTTCGGGGGCGGCGCCGAGAAGGTCGCCTGCGAGGGGGGCGATGGAGCTCGAGCGGTGACGTCGGCGGTAGATGAAGAGGCGAAACAGCCACAAGGCATCGACCTCAACGCCGATCCGGGGCCCGAGGCGGAGGGTGTGGCGGTTCCGAGCCCCCTCGGTGAGTATACCGCCCTCTCAGTGCTTTCTCCGGCTGTTTCCTAA
- the LOC122006180 gene encoding receptor-like cytoplasmic kinase 176 isoform X1, whose translation MGNCWCARAKGHLTLCLCLNYNKSNRDINKLSGSSSKVSAASGSLTPRSEGEILLSANVKRFTFSELRTATRNFRPDSVVGEGGFGSVFKGWIDEQTLTPTRPGSGVVIAVKKLNQEGFQGHREWLAEVNFLGQLSHPHLVKLIGYCLEDEQRLLVYEFMPRGSLENHLFRRGSYVQPLTWKLRMKIALGAAKGLAFLHSDTAKVIYRDFKASNVLLDSNHNAKLSDFGLAKDGPTGDKSHVSTRVMGTYGYAAPEYLATGHLTSKNDVYSFGVVLLELLSGRRAVDKNRPTGEQNLVEWAKPFLTSKRRIFRVLDTRLGGQYALSGAQIAATLALQCLSMEARRRPTMDQVVTALEQLQDAKDIARNPHSEHKLSLVKHP comes from the exons ATGGGGAATTGCTGGTGTGCTCGGGCAAAAG GACATCTAACTTTATGCTTGTGTCTGAACTATAACAAAAGTAACAGAGATATAAATAAGTTAAGTGGTTCTAGCAGCAAGGTCTCTGCGGCGTCAGGGTCTCTCACTCCCCGCAGTGAGGGTGAAATCTTGCTGTCAGCAAATGTAAAGAGGTTTACCTTCAGTGAATTGAGAACAGCCACCAGGAACTTTAGACCGGATAGTGTGGTTGGGGAGGGAGGCTTCGGTTCAGTGTTTAAGGGGTGGATCGATGAGCAGACGCTGACACCAACGAGACCTGGCAGTGGTGTGGTTATTGCAGTGAAGAAGCTCAACCAAGAAGGCTTTCAAGGTCACAGAGAATGGTTG GCAGAGGTGAACTTCCTCGGCCAGTTGTCTCATCCTCATCTTGTGAAGCTGATTGGATATTGCCTAGAGGATGAACAACGACTTCTTGTCTATGAGTTTATGCCTCGAGGAAGCTTAGAGAACCACCTCTTCAGGA GGGGTTCTTATGTTCAACCACTCACTTGGAAACTGCGTATGAAGATTGCCCTTGGAGCAGCAAAAGGGCTTGCATTTTTGCATAGTGACACGGCAAAAGTGATATATCGTGATTTTAAAGCTTCTAATGTCCTTTTAGATTCA AACCACAATGCAAAACTTTCTGATTTCGGATTGGCAAAAGATGGTCCAACAGGTGACAAAAGTCATGTATCTACAAGGGTCATGGGAACTTATGGATATGCAGCTCCTGAATATCTTGCAACAG GCCATTTGACTTCCAAAAACGATGTGTATAGCTTTGGAGTTGTTCTTCTAGAGTTATTGTCTGGACGACGTGCGGTGGACAAGAACCGTCCAACAGGAGAACAAAATTTGGTGGAGTGGGCGAAGCCtttccttacaagcaagagaaggatATTTCGTGTCTTGGACACGCGCTTAGGAGGGCAGTACGCTCTTTCAGGAGCACAAATTGCTGCCACCCTTGCCCTCCAGTGCTTATCCATGGAAGCAAGGCGCAGGCCAACCATGGACCAAGTGGTAACTGCCCTGGAACAGCTTCAGGATGCTAAAGACATCGCCCGAAACCCTCACAGTGAACACAAGTTGAGTCTTGTAAAGCATCCGTAA
- the LOC122006180 gene encoding receptor-like cytoplasmic kinase 176 isoform X3, producing the protein MGNCWCARAKGHLTLCLCLNYNKSNRDINKLSGSSSKVSAASGSLTPRSEGEILLSANVKRFTFSELRTATRNFRPDSVVGEGGFGSVFKGWIDEQTLTPTRPGSGVVIAVKKLNQEGFQGHREWLAEVNFLGQLSHPHLVKLIGYCLEDEQRLLVYEFMPRGSLENHLFRRGSYVQPLTWKLRMKIALGAAKGLAFLHSDTAKVIYRDFKASNVLLDSNHNAKLSDFGLAKDGPTGDKSHVSTRVMGTYGYAAPEYLATGNFGERKRTYIIFVLTEMRKRLRSPHDDMTIGNLSDRSLENY; encoded by the exons ATGGGGAATTGCTGGTGTGCTCGGGCAAAAG GACATCTAACTTTATGCTTGTGTCTGAACTATAACAAAAGTAACAGAGATATAAATAAGTTAAGTGGTTCTAGCAGCAAGGTCTCTGCGGCGTCAGGGTCTCTCACTCCCCGCAGTGAGGGTGAAATCTTGCTGTCAGCAAATGTAAAGAGGTTTACCTTCAGTGAATTGAGAACAGCCACCAGGAACTTTAGACCGGATAGTGTGGTTGGGGAGGGAGGCTTCGGTTCAGTGTTTAAGGGGTGGATCGATGAGCAGACGCTGACACCAACGAGACCTGGCAGTGGTGTGGTTATTGCAGTGAAGAAGCTCAACCAAGAAGGCTTTCAAGGTCACAGAGAATGGTTG GCAGAGGTGAACTTCCTCGGCCAGTTGTCTCATCCTCATCTTGTGAAGCTGATTGGATATTGCCTAGAGGATGAACAACGACTTCTTGTCTATGAGTTTATGCCTCGAGGAAGCTTAGAGAACCACCTCTTCAGGA GGGGTTCTTATGTTCAACCACTCACTTGGAAACTGCGTATGAAGATTGCCCTTGGAGCAGCAAAAGGGCTTGCATTTTTGCATAGTGACACGGCAAAAGTGATATATCGTGATTTTAAAGCTTCTAATGTCCTTTTAGATTCA AACCACAATGCAAAACTTTCTGATTTCGGATTGGCAAAAGATGGTCCAACAGGTGACAAAAGTCATGTATCTACAAGGGTCATGGGAACTTATGGATATGCAGCTCCTGAATATCTTGCAACAG GCAATTTCGGGGAAAGGAAACGGACGTATATCATATTTGTGTTGACAGAAATGAGAAAACGTTTGAGATCTCCACATGATGATATGACGATAGGAAATCTCAGTGATAG GAGCTTGGAAAACTATTAA
- the LOC122006180 gene encoding receptor-like cytoplasmic kinase 176 isoform X2 codes for MGNCWCARAKGHLTLCLCLNYNKSNRDINKLSGSSSKVSAASGSLTPRSEGEILLSANVKRFTFSELRTATRNFRPDSVVGEGGFGSVFKGWIDEQTLTPTRPGSGVVIAVKKLNQEGFQGHREWLAEVNFLGQLSHPHLVKLIGYCLEDEQRLLVYEFMPRGSLENHLFRRGSYVQPLTWKLRMKIALGAAKGLAFLHSDTAKVIYRDFKASNVLLDSNHNAKLSDFGLAKDGPTGDKSHVSTRVMGTYGYAAPEYLATGNFGERKRTYIIFVLTEMRKRLRSPHDDMTIGNLSDRCVNELSRLNFDFKKICSNLFD; via the exons ATGGGGAATTGCTGGTGTGCTCGGGCAAAAG GACATCTAACTTTATGCTTGTGTCTGAACTATAACAAAAGTAACAGAGATATAAATAAGTTAAGTGGTTCTAGCAGCAAGGTCTCTGCGGCGTCAGGGTCTCTCACTCCCCGCAGTGAGGGTGAAATCTTGCTGTCAGCAAATGTAAAGAGGTTTACCTTCAGTGAATTGAGAACAGCCACCAGGAACTTTAGACCGGATAGTGTGGTTGGGGAGGGAGGCTTCGGTTCAGTGTTTAAGGGGTGGATCGATGAGCAGACGCTGACACCAACGAGACCTGGCAGTGGTGTGGTTATTGCAGTGAAGAAGCTCAACCAAGAAGGCTTTCAAGGTCACAGAGAATGGTTG GCAGAGGTGAACTTCCTCGGCCAGTTGTCTCATCCTCATCTTGTGAAGCTGATTGGATATTGCCTAGAGGATGAACAACGACTTCTTGTCTATGAGTTTATGCCTCGAGGAAGCTTAGAGAACCACCTCTTCAGGA GGGGTTCTTATGTTCAACCACTCACTTGGAAACTGCGTATGAAGATTGCCCTTGGAGCAGCAAAAGGGCTTGCATTTTTGCATAGTGACACGGCAAAAGTGATATATCGTGATTTTAAAGCTTCTAATGTCCTTTTAGATTCA AACCACAATGCAAAACTTTCTGATTTCGGATTGGCAAAAGATGGTCCAACAGGTGACAAAAGTCATGTATCTACAAGGGTCATGGGAACTTATGGATATGCAGCTCCTGAATATCTTGCAACAG GCAATTTCGGGGAAAGGAAACGGACGTATATCATATTTGTGTTGACAGAAATGAGAAAACGTTTGAGATCTCCACATGATGATATGACGATAGGAAATCTCAGTGATAGGTGTGTAAATGAATTAAGtcgtttaaattttgattttaaaaaaatttgttcgAATTTATTCGATTAA